GTGCGCTGTCGATATGGCGGCACTGGGGCTCTATCAGGCGATCCGCGCCGCCGGGCAGGAGCCGGGCCGCGATGTGTCGGTTATTGCTTACGACGGGGTGCCGGAAGGGGCTTATGCCACGCCGCCGCTCACCACTTTTGCCGTGGACAGCCGCCGCGCGGGCGAACGCCTTGCGCGCCTGCTGATAACCCGCATTCGCGGCGGCCACCCCGATACCCTGCGTGAGTTCGACACCGCGCAGCTTGTGGTGCGCGGCTCCGACGGGCCGCCCCCGCGCCCCGATTTCACCACCTGACGAACGACTTGAGCAAAAAGAGACTGGGAGGAAAACAATGACGATTTTTGCCAAAACATCCACGGGCCGCCTGCTGGCGGGCGCTGCCGTGGGCCTTGCCTTCAGCGCCATGGCCGTTCAGGCCGACACCATCCGCTTCTGGACAACCGAAGAGCAGCCCGAACGCCTCGCCAAACAGGAGGAAATGGCGGCGGCCTTCAAGGAAAGCACCGGCACCGAAGTGGAGGTGATCCCGGTTTCGGAAAGCGATCTGGGCACCCGCGCCACGGCCGCTTTCGCCGCCGGTGATCTGCCGGACGTGATCTACCACACGCTGCAATACGCTCTGCCCTGGGCTGAGGCCGGGATCCTCGATACTGAGGCCGCCACCGATGTAATCGCCGAGCTGGGCGAGGGCACCTTCGCCTCCGGCGCGCTGGCCATGGCCGCCTTTGACGGCGGCACGGCGGCTGTGCCGGTGGACGGCTGGACGCAGATGGTCGTCTACCGCAAGGATCTCTTCGACGCCGCTGGCCTTGAAGCGCCGAACTCCTACGCCAATGTGCTCGCCGCCATTGAAGCGCTGCACAACCCGCCGGAAATGTACGGTTTCGTGGCCGCCACCAAGGTGGATGAGAACTTCATGAGCCAGGTGCTGGAGCATGTGTTCCTCGCCAATGGCGTATCTCCGGTCGGGGCCGATGGCTTCAAGGCGCTGGAAGAGGGGCCGACGATCGAGGTTCTGGATTTCTACAAGGCGATCGCTGAGGCCTCCCCGCCGGGTGAGCTGTACTGGAAGCAATCGCGCGAGCTCTATTTCGCCGGTCAGGCCGCGATGATCATATGGTCGCCCTTCATCCTCGATGAGCTGGCAGGCCTGCGCGACAGCGCGCCGCCCACGATCAACGACGATCCGACCACCCGCGATCTGGCCGCCGCCACGGGCATCGTGACGAACTTCTCAGGCCCCTCCAACCCGGATGGCGCAGCCTGGGGCGATATCCGCTACTTCGGCATCACGTCCGATGCGGACACCGACGCGGCGATGGAGTTCATCAAGTTTTCCATGGATGACGGCTACACCCAGACGCTCTCCATCGCGCCGGAAGGCAAGTTCCCGGTGCGCAAGGGCACGGCGGATAACCCGACGGCCTTCGTGGAAGCCTGGTCCAAACTGCCCGTCGGCGTGGATCGCAAGGCCCCGCTGGGCGAGCTTTACGCGCAGGAGATGATCGACGAGATCGTCGGCGGCCTTGACGTCGCACAGCGCTGGGGCGTGGCCGAGGGGCAGCTGTCGCTGGCCTCCAAGATGATCAACGGCCAGGCCATCAACCGCATCGTGCGCCAATACATCGACGGCGAGCTTGACGGCCCCGCTGCCGTGGCCGCGATGAACGACGAGCTCGGCAAGGTCGAGTAAGCTTTTCAGGGCGTACCAGCGCCCTGTTCACGCAAAGAGCGGCGGGCCAAGCCCGGCCCGCCGCCGCTGCCGCAACCCACGGAAACCCGCCATGACATCCCTGTCCCCCCCGAAGGGCACAGGCCCGCTGGGCCGGCGCGAGGCGCGCCTGGCCTGGGGCCTCCTGATGCCGACGATCATCAGCGTTGCGCTCGTGGTCATCCTGCCGCTCTTGTCGATCTTCTGGATTAGCGTGAAGCCGGTGCAACTGGCCGACCTGCGCGCCCCTGCGCCGATTGTGCGTGAAAGCCTGCGCGGCAATCCAAAATCGCCCGCGGATGAGGCCGAATACGAGATCCGCATCCGCAATTCGAGTCAGGACAAGCCCATCCTCGGCGTGACCCTTGCCGATGTGCTCCCCGAGGGGCTGACCCTGCTGGAGTTGGACCCGCGCTGCACGCTCGATGGCGCTGCGATTTTCTGTGATTTCGGTGATCTGGAGGCCGGTTACCGGGAGCGCATGCGCATGCCAGCGCAGGTTTCGCAAGGCTTTATCGACGCCGATCCGGATCTGGACGACTCCGAGCCGCGCCTGACCTATTCTTCGGAAAACATCCTCACCAACAGCGAGTTCACGCTGGACAACTTCCGGCGTGTCTTCGACGGCGGCGAGTTCTGGACAGTGCTCTGGACGACGATGTTCTACACCGTTTTCGGCACCATCGGCGCGCTTGTCTTTGGGCTTTTCGCCGCGATGCTTCTGAACAAGAGCTTCAAGGGGCAGGGCGTGTTGCGGGGGCTTTACCTCTTTCCTTATGTCGCCCCGGTGATCGCCGTGGCCTTCACTTGGGTCACGCTCTTTGATCCCTTCTCGGGCTCCGCCAATGCGCTTTTGCTGCAGATGGGTGTGGCGAGCGAGCCGATCAACTTCTTCGGCGAACGCCCGCTGGCGCTGATCATGGTCACCGTCTTTGAAATCTGGCGCTATTTCCCGCTCTCGTTCCTCTTCATCCTCGCCCGAATGCAGAGCATCGACACCGATATGTACGAGGCAGCGGATATGGACGGCGCGAGCCCGTTCCAGAAGTTCTGGTTCCTGAGCCTGCCGCAGCTTCTGGGCATTCTCTCGGTGCTTTTCCTGCTGCGCTTCATCTGGACCTTCAACAAGTTCGACGACATCTTCCTGCTGACAGGCGGCAACGCGGGCACGCGCACGCTGACCGTGAATGTCTACGAGCAGGCCTTCGCGCTCTCCAACATCGGGGCGGGCGCGGCGGTTGCAGTGGTCGTTTTCCTCTGCCTGCTGCTGTTCTCCGTCTTCTTCTTCAAATTCATCAGCCGTGAGGAGGGCCTGTGATGGGAGCCTTGAGATATGGCTACGTGACCGCGCCGCTGCTGGGTGCGATCTGGGCTTTCACCATCGCCGTGACGGTTTCGGTGAGTTTCGCTTTCGCCACCGGGGAGGCCTTCAAGCCTTCGCTTTGGCTCTCGCTCATCCTTGGCGCGCTGGCCGGCGTGGCCGCGCTGAAACTACCGGGCCGCTGGGCCGGCGTGGGCGCAGTGAGCCTCGCCTTTGCCCTGCTGGGCGCCGCTGGCT
The sequence above is drawn from the Pseudoruegeria sp. SHC-113 genome and encodes:
- a CDS encoding ABC transporter substrate-binding protein, which gives rise to MTIFAKTSTGRLLAGAAVGLAFSAMAVQADTIRFWTTEEQPERLAKQEEMAAAFKESTGTEVEVIPVSESDLGTRATAAFAAGDLPDVIYHTLQYALPWAEAGILDTEAATDVIAELGEGTFASGALAMAAFDGGTAAVPVDGWTQMVVYRKDLFDAAGLEAPNSYANVLAAIEALHNPPEMYGFVAATKVDENFMSQVLEHVFLANGVSPVGADGFKALEEGPTIEVLDFYKAIAEASPPGELYWKQSRELYFAGQAAMIIWSPFILDELAGLRDSAPPTINDDPTTRDLAAATGIVTNFSGPSNPDGAAWGDIRYFGITSDADTDAAMEFIKFSMDDGYTQTLSIAPEGKFPVRKGTADNPTAFVEAWSKLPVGVDRKAPLGELYAQEMIDEIVGGLDVAQRWGVAEGQLSLASKMINGQAINRIVRQYIDGELDGPAAVAAMNDELGKVE
- a CDS encoding carbohydrate ABC transporter permease → MTSLSPPKGTGPLGRREARLAWGLLMPTIISVALVVILPLLSIFWISVKPVQLADLRAPAPIVRESLRGNPKSPADEAEYEIRIRNSSQDKPILGVTLADVLPEGLTLLELDPRCTLDGAAIFCDFGDLEAGYRERMRMPAQVSQGFIDADPDLDDSEPRLTYSSENILTNSEFTLDNFRRVFDGGEFWTVLWTTMFYTVFGTIGALVFGLFAAMLLNKSFKGQGVLRGLYLFPYVAPVIAVAFTWVTLFDPFSGSANALLLQMGVASEPINFFGERPLALIMVTVFEIWRYFPLSFLFILARMQSIDTDMYEAADMDGASPFQKFWFLSLPQLLGILSVLFLLRFIWTFNKFDDIFLLTGGNAGTRTLTVNVYEQAFALSNIGAGAAVAVVVFLCLLLFSVFFFKFISREEGL